In a genomic window of Paracoccus sp. TOH:
- a CDS encoding aromatic ring-hydroxylating dioxygenase subunit alpha has product MSATHPNLHDLLARRVPGQALEQPFYTAPEIYQQDLEQIFYREWLYAIPACQLAKAGSYATLRVGAYNIVIVKGRDGEIRAFHNSCRHRGSIVCKAREGQVAKLVCPYHQWTYDLDGKLIWANSMGPDFDPTQHGLRGVALRNLNGLIYVCLADNPPDFEDFARQAEPYLAVHDLSDAKVAHTSSIIEKGNWKLVWENNRECYHCSGNHPALCRSFPLDPEVAGVSADGSISARLQAHFDACAAAGAPAQFRLGGDGQFRLARMPLQETAVSYTMDGKAAVARPLGRVAKPDAGSLLVFHYPSTWNHFLPDHALTFRVTPISPTETEVTTTWLVHKDAVEGVDYDLKRLTEVWIATNDEDREIVETNQEGIFSPAYVPGPYSPDWESGVIQFIDWYAAWMERATAPARMAAE; this is encoded by the coding sequence ATGTCCGCCACCCACCCGAATCTGCATGACCTGCTTGCGCGCCGCGTCCCCGGACAGGCGCTGGAGCAGCCCTTCTACACCGCGCCCGAGATCTACCAGCAAGACCTGGAGCAGATCTTTTACCGGGAATGGCTCTATGCCATCCCGGCCTGCCAGCTGGCGAAGGCCGGCAGCTATGCGACGCTGCGGGTCGGCGCCTACAACATCGTCATCGTCAAGGGCCGCGACGGCGAGATCCGCGCCTTTCACAATTCCTGCCGGCATCGCGGCTCGATCGTCTGCAAGGCGCGCGAGGGCCAGGTGGCCAAGCTGGTCTGTCCCTATCACCAATGGACCTACGACCTGGACGGCAAGCTGATCTGGGCCAACAGCATGGGCCCGGATTTCGACCCGACGCAGCACGGGCTGCGCGGCGTGGCGCTGCGCAATCTCAACGGGTTGATCTATGTCTGCCTGGCCGACAACCCGCCGGATTTCGAGGATTTCGCCCGCCAGGCCGAGCCCTATCTGGCGGTCCATGACCTGAGCGACGCCAAGGTCGCCCATACCTCCTCGATCATCGAGAAGGGCAATTGGAAGCTGGTCTGGGAAAACAACCGCGAATGCTATCATTGCAGCGGCAACCACCCGGCGCTGTGCCGCTCGTTCCCGCTGGACCCCGAGGTGGCGGGCGTGTCGGCCGACGGCTCGATCTCGGCCCGGCTGCAGGCGCATTTCGACGCCTGCGCGGCGGCCGGCGCCCCGGCGCAGTTCCGGCTGGGCGGCGATGGCCAGTTCCGGCTGGCGCGGATGCCGCTGCAGGAAACCGCGGTCAGCTATACGATGGACGGCAAGGCGGCGGTGGCGCGGCCCCTGGGTCGCGTCGCCAAGCCCGATGCCGGCTCGCTGCTGGTGTTCCATTATCCCTCGACCTGGAACCATTTCCTGCCCGACCATGCGCTGACCTTCCGCGTCACCCCGATCAGCCCGACCGAGACCGAGGTGACGACCACCTGGCTGGTGCACAAGGATGCGGTCGAGGGCGTGGATTACGACCTGAAGCGGCTGACCGAGGTCTGGATCGCCACCAATGACGAGGATCGCGAGATCGTCGAGACCAACCAGGAAGGCATCTTCTCGCCCGCCTATGTGCCCGGCCCCTATTCGCCGGACTGGGAAAGCGGCGTGATCCAGTTCATCGACTGGTATGCCGCATGGATGGAGCGCGCCACCGCCCCCGCCCGCATGGCGGCCGAGTGA
- a CDS encoding TetR/AcrR family transcriptional regulator, giving the protein MARPRQYDHDALRSRTIEAAKLLLEEGGPTALTARALASAVKTTPGTIYNLFDSMSAVLQEVNRQALVDLAIAVDAVHETDPRARLLALAEVYVTFMLDRRAVWRALFEGPRLSNSFPDWYLAQIDGLIGRITQPVAALRPKGDPRLLAEQLLLSVHGIVALAAIDRLDLITRQKPMVLAHAAVERMIAAIRAGAE; this is encoded by the coding sequence ATGGCCAGACCCAGGCAATACGATCATGACGCCCTGCGCAGCCGTACGATCGAAGCGGCCAAGCTGCTTCTGGAGGAGGGCGGGCCGACGGCGCTGACCGCCCGCGCCCTGGCAAGCGCGGTCAAGACCACCCCCGGCACCATCTACAACCTGTTCGACAGCATGAGCGCCGTGCTGCAGGAGGTGAACCGGCAGGCGCTGGTCGATCTGGCCATTGCCGTGGATGCGGTGCACGAGACCGATCCGCGCGCGCGGCTGCTGGCGCTGGCCGAGGTCTATGTGACCTTCATGCTGGATCGCCGCGCGGTCTGGCGCGCGCTGTTCGAGGGGCCGCGCCTGTCGAACAGTTTTCCCGACTGGTATCTGGCGCAGATCGACGGGCTGATCGGCCGCATCACCCAGCCGGTGGCGGCGCTGCGGCCCAAGGGCGACCCGCGCCTGCTGGCCGAACAACTGCTGCTTTCGGTGCATGGCATCGTGGCGCTGGCGGCCATCGACCGGCTGGACCTGATCACCCGGCAAAAGCCCATGGTCCTGGCGCATGCGGCGGTCGAGCGCATGATCGCCGCCATCCGCGCCGGGGCCGAGTGA
- the hpbD gene encoding 4-hydroxyproline betaine 2-epimerase: protein MKIAEIHIHAQDLPVKDGPYTIASSTVWSLSSTLVKIVADNGLVGWGETCPVGPTYAPSHAAGARAALAEMAPGLIGANPLQPLLLRRRMDGLLCGHNYAKAAVDIAAHDLMGKHYGIRVAELLGGVAAERVPSYYATGIGEPDEIARIAAEKVAEGFPRLQIKIGGRPVERDIETVRKVWERIRGTGTRLAVDGNRSLPTRDVLRLSRECPEIPFVLEQPCNTLEEIAAIRGRVQHGIYLDENGEDLSTVIRAAGQGLCEGFGMKLTRIGGLPAMATFRDICEARALPHTCDDAWGGDIIAAACTHIGATIQPRLNEGVWVAQPYIAQNYDEENGIRITGGHIDLPKGPGLGIVPDESRIGPAVASYS from the coding sequence ATGAAGATCGCCGAAATCCACATCCACGCCCAAGACCTGCCGGTCAAAGACGGTCCCTATACCATCGCCAGCTCGACGGTCTGGTCGCTGTCGAGCACGCTGGTCAAGATCGTCGCCGATAACGGTCTGGTCGGCTGGGGCGAGACCTGCCCGGTCGGCCCGACCTATGCGCCCAGCCACGCGGCCGGCGCCCGCGCCGCGCTGGCCGAGATGGCGCCGGGCCTGATCGGCGCGAACCCGCTGCAACCGCTGCTGCTGCGCCGCCGGATGGACGGGCTGCTTTGCGGCCACAACTACGCCAAGGCGGCCGTCGACATCGCCGCCCATGACCTGATGGGCAAGCATTACGGCATCCGCGTCGCCGAGCTGCTGGGCGGCGTCGCGGCCGAGCGCGTGCCCTCCTATTACGCCACCGGCATCGGCGAGCCGGACGAGATCGCCCGCATCGCCGCCGAGAAGGTGGCCGAGGGCTTTCCGCGCCTGCAGATCAAGATCGGCGGCCGCCCGGTCGAACGCGACATCGAAACCGTGCGCAAGGTCTGGGAGCGCATCCGCGGCACCGGCACCCGGCTGGCGGTGGACGGCAACCGCAGCCTGCCCACCCGCGATGTGCTGCGGCTCAGCCGCGAATGTCCCGAGATCCCCTTCGTGCTGGAACAGCCCTGCAACACGCTGGAGGAGATCGCCGCCATCCGGGGCCGGGTGCAGCACGGCATCTATCTGGACGAGAACGGCGAGGACCTGTCCACGGTGATCCGCGCCGCCGGCCAGGGGCTTTGCGAGGGGTTCGGCATGAAGCTGACCCGCATCGGCGGCTTGCCGGCCATGGCGACGTTCCGCGACATCTGCGAGGCGCGCGCCCTGCCCCATACCTGCGACGATGCCTGGGGCGGCGACATCATCGCCGCCGCCTGCACCCATATCGGCGCCACCATCCAGCCGCGGCTGAACGAGGGCGTCTGGGTGGCCCAGCCCTATATCGCGCAGAATTACGACGAGGAGAACGGCATCCGCATCACGGGCGGCCATATCGACCTGCCCAAGGGCCCGGGCCTTGGCATCGTCCCCGACGAAAGCCGCATCGGCCCGGCCGTGGCCTCGTATTCCTAG
- a CDS encoding 3-oxoacyl-[acyl-carrier-protein] synthase III C-terminal domain-containing protein, with the protein MPQINLTITGTGSYLPATVLLSTDIDDRMGWERGECEARCGIAARHVAMPDETTAFMGAEAARRAMEMAGCKPADLDMILGACGVSGQPGPPTAALVQERLGLAGSGIPAFDVNATCLGFLQALDLAATHVQCGRVRRVLVFSSDTASVGLDWNRPEAAAIYGDGAAAVVVEAGGRGAVLAHDFQTYAHGHETGMRAAGDARNDPIRGIAPGEGRFHMEGCKAFKLASRYLPRFLQRLLKKADVGLNGIGCVIPHQASAQALQHATRNLWLPPERVVDIFSRAGNQLAASIPTALDHAVRTRRLGRGDTALLMGTSAGISLGGTLVRF; encoded by the coding sequence ATGCCTCAGATCAACCTCACGATTACCGGGACCGGCAGTTACCTGCCCGCGACGGTCCTGCTTTCGACCGATATCGACGACCGCATGGGCTGGGAGCGGGGCGAATGCGAAGCCCGTTGCGGCATCGCCGCCCGCCATGTCGCCATGCCGGACGAGACGACCGCGTTCATGGGCGCCGAGGCGGCGCGGCGGGCGATGGAGATGGCGGGCTGCAAGCCGGCGGATCTGGACATGATCCTGGGCGCCTGCGGGGTGTCGGGCCAGCCGGGGCCCCCGACCGCGGCGCTGGTGCAGGAACGGCTGGGGCTGGCCGGGTCCGGCATTCCGGCCTTCGACGTGAATGCCACCTGCCTGGGCTTCCTGCAGGCGCTGGACCTTGCGGCGACGCATGTCCAATGCGGCCGGGTGCGGCGGGTTCTGGTGTTTTCCTCGGACACGGCCTCGGTCGGGCTGGACTGGAACCGGCCCGAGGCGGCGGCGATCTACGGCGACGGCGCCGCGGCGGTGGTGGTCGAGGCGGGGGGACGGGGCGCGGTGCTGGCGCATGATTTCCAGACCTATGCCCATGGCCATGAAACCGGCATGCGGGCGGCCGGAGACGCGCGGAACGATCCGATCCGCGGCATCGCGCCGGGCGAGGGCCGTTTCCACATGGAAGGATGCAAGGCCTTCAAGCTCGCCTCGCGCTACCTGCCGCGCTTTCTGCAAAGGCTGCTGAAAAAGGCCGATGTCGGGCTGAACGGCATCGGCTGCGTCATTCCGCATCAGGCCAGCGCGCAGGCCCTGCAGCACGCGACCCGCAACCTGTGGCTGCCACCCGAGCGGGTGGTGGACATCTTTTCTCGTGCCGGCAACCAGCTTGCCGCCTCGATCCCCACGGCGCTGGATCATGCGGTGCGCACCCGGCGGCTGGGGCGCGGGGACACCGCGCTGCTGATGGGGACTTCCGCCGGGATCTCGCTTGGCGGCACGCTGGTGCGGTTCTGA
- the oiaX gene encoding 3-oxo-isoapionate-4-phosphate decarboxylase OiaX has product MTDPIRVTYRIETPGSIEAMAARIAADQSTGTFTELPGETEALKARHAARVERIVPLPDADRPGFPSEAPGPFHRADVTIAWPLDAVGTDIAALMTIAVGGVYAARGLTGVRVMDFDLPPAFACHPGPQFGIAGSRRLMGVAEGPMIASIIKPSLGLSPEDTARVVRTLCEAGVDFIKDDEKLMSPGYSPLAARVEAIMPEIERHADRTGKRVMYAFGISSADPDQMMRNHDHVAAWGGNAAVVNINSVGHGGMAFLRKRSQLCLHAHRNGWDILTRHPALGMEFRAYQKIWRLLGVDQFQINGIGAKYWEPDDSFVRSFGDVMTPIFSEADRPLPVVCSGQWGGQAVETYQRTGRTLDLMYLGGGGIHGHPNGPAAGVRAIRRAWAAAAAGESLQDAARDHPDLAASLAKWSGQEL; this is encoded by the coding sequence ATGACCGACCCTATCCGCGTCACCTATCGCATCGAGACGCCGGGCAGCATCGAGGCGATGGCCGCCAGGATTGCCGCCGACCAGTCCACCGGCACCTTCACCGAGCTGCCGGGCGAGACCGAGGCGCTGAAAGCCCGTCATGCCGCCCGCGTCGAGCGGATCGTGCCGCTGCCCGACGCGGACCGCCCCGGCTTCCCGTCCGAGGCGCCCGGCCCGTTCCACCGCGCCGATGTGACGATCGCCTGGCCGCTGGACGCCGTCGGCACCGATATCGCCGCGCTGATGACCATCGCCGTGGGCGGGGTCTATGCCGCGCGCGGGCTGACCGGCGTGCGGGTGATGGATTTCGACCTGCCGCCCGCCTTTGCCTGCCATCCCGGCCCGCAATTCGGCATCGCCGGGTCGCGCCGGCTGATGGGCGTGGCCGAGGGGCCGATGATCGCCTCGATCATCAAGCCTTCGCTGGGCCTCTCGCCCGAGGATACCGCCCGGGTCGTCCGGACCCTGTGCGAGGCGGGCGTCGATTTCATCAAGGACGATGAAAAGCTGATGTCGCCCGGCTATTCGCCGCTGGCCGCCCGCGTCGAGGCGATCATGCCGGAGATCGAACGCCATGCCGACAGGACCGGCAAAAGGGTGATGTATGCCTTTGGCATCTCCTCGGCCGATCCGGACCAGATGATGCGCAACCACGACCATGTGGCGGCGTGGGGTGGCAATGCGGCGGTGGTCAATATCAACTCTGTCGGCCATGGTGGCATGGCCTTCCTGCGCAAGCGCTCGCAACTGTGCCTGCACGCGCATCGGAACGGCTGGGACATCCTGACCCGCCACCCGGCCCTGGGGATGGAATTCCGCGCCTATCAGAAGATCTGGCGCCTACTGGGCGTCGATCAGTTCCAGATCAACGGGATAGGCGCCAAATACTGGGAACCGGACGACAGTTTCGTGCGGTCCTTCGGCGACGTGATGACGCCGATCTTCTCCGAGGCCGACCGGCCGCTGCCGGTGGTCTGTTCCGGGCAATGGGGCGGGCAGGCGGTCGAGACCTATCAGCGCACGGGGCGCACGCTGGACCTGATGTATCTGGGCGGCGGCGGCATCCACGGCCATCCGAACGGCCCGGCGGCCGGCGTGCGGGCGATCCGGCGCGCCTGGGCGGCGGCGGCGGCGGGCGAGTCGCTGCAGGACGCCGCCCGCGACCATCCCGACCTGGCGGCGTCGCTGGCGAAATGGTCCGGGCAAGAGCTGTAG
- a CDS encoding LysR substrate-binding domain-containing protein — translation MRNRYDFSSMTALICFEAAARTGGFKTAAREMNVTPAAISHQIKALERDLGCALFIRRHRGVELTEKGAFLLVALQRGFETISDTVGQLRERPETVDVTIRASTAVSALWLTPKIGAFWRHHPGVTVSQIVSDVPGSAGRHDLCIRYAIPQDNGEEWRPLFHDRILALGTERFRQEHGIRSAADLLSAPLIHMRSEDNDWTGWTEWFAALELPVPRGRSLHVNNHMIALQAAQDDVGAVLGWGGLLGHLLDQGGLVRLVPESIPSPAGFYLTTHPRASAKARLFADWLVGG, via the coding sequence ATGCGCAATCGCTATGATTTCTCGTCGATGACCGCGCTGATCTGCTTCGAGGCCGCGGCCCGCACCGGCGGCTTCAAGACGGCCGCGCGCGAGATGAACGTGACCCCCGCCGCGATCAGCCACCAGATCAAGGCGCTGGAGCGGGATCTGGGCTGCGCGCTGTTCATCCGCCGGCATCGCGGGGTGGAGCTGACCGAGAAGGGCGCCTTCCTGCTGGTCGCCCTGCAGCGCGGCTTCGAGACGATCTCGGACACGGTCGGCCAGCTGCGCGAACGCCCCGAGACGGTCGATGTCACCATCCGCGCCTCGACCGCGGTCAGCGCGCTGTGGCTGACCCCCAAGATCGGCGCGTTCTGGAGACACCATCCCGGCGTCACCGTCTCGCAGATCGTCAGCGATGTGCCGGGCTCGGCCGGACGGCACGATCTGTGCATCCGCTATGCCATTCCCCAGGACAATGGCGAGGAATGGCGGCCGCTGTTTCACGACCGCATCCTGGCCTTGGGGACCGAACGTTTCCGGCAGGAGCATGGCATTCGCAGCGCCGCCGATCTGCTGTCGGCGCCGCTGATCCATATGCGCAGCGAGGACAACGACTGGACCGGCTGGACGGAATGGTTCGCCGCGCTGGAGCTTCCGGTGCCCAGGGGGCGCAGCCTGCATGTGAACAACCACATGATCGCGCTGCAGGCGGCCCAGGACGATGTCGGCGCGGTGCTGGGTTGGGGCGGGCTTCTTGGCCATCTGCTGGACCAGGGCGGGCTGGTCCGGCTGGTGCCGGAAAGCATCCCTTCCCCCGCCGGCTTCTATCTGACCACCCATCCCCGCGCCTCTGCAAAGGCCCGGCTGTTCGCGGACTGGCTGGTGGGCGGCTGA